In the genome of Ensifer adhaerens, one region contains:
- a CDS encoding Putative peptidoglycan binding domain-containing protein yields MLKGRILSIGIFIAAFGAGQALAGEGQVLQILVSRDLQSLNVYDGDKVVATSRVSTGKPGHETPTGIFSILEKQKYHRSNIYSDAPMPWMQRITWSGVALHESNSVPNYPASHGCVRMPAAFARELYKMTGRGAHVIITDAPVVPERIRSATLPRPSSSPIGPAFMSDVAMAQPALQSVPTGTELAMNDAASQSRMSVRPEKPRDPIYVLITRADHRSYMPEVQALLNQFGYDAGAVDGVAGTQTNAAIAKFRKDAGLPDGVMADDALIAALFNKAGRPLPQNGVLVIRRDFAEIYRAPVTIDDEPKALGTHFVEARNVDPRTGVAEWYGFSLTNRIPQAAKMRLGIAEDADPATTDSVASALDRIHMSEETKLRLGELLGEGSSITLTDVESLSETGLGTNFITLTDPIDKPMNKTADREQQKS; encoded by the coding sequence ATGCTCAAAGGGCGCATTCTCTCCATCGGTATTTTCATCGCTGCTTTCGGCGCCGGCCAAGCGCTGGCAGGCGAAGGACAGGTGCTGCAGATTCTCGTTTCGCGCGACCTCCAGTCTCTGAACGTCTATGATGGCGACAAGGTCGTCGCGACATCGAGAGTATCCACCGGCAAGCCGGGCCACGAAACGCCGACAGGCATCTTCTCCATCCTGGAAAAACAAAAATACCATCGCTCCAACATATATTCCGACGCCCCCATGCCGTGGATGCAGCGCATTACCTGGTCGGGCGTTGCGCTCCATGAATCCAACAGCGTGCCGAATTACCCTGCCTCCCATGGCTGCGTCAGGATGCCCGCTGCCTTCGCGCGGGAGCTCTACAAGATGACAGGGCGCGGGGCGCATGTGATCATCACAGACGCGCCGGTCGTGCCGGAACGCATCCGCAGCGCAACCTTGCCGCGTCCCAGCTCATCACCCATCGGGCCGGCCTTCATGAGCGACGTCGCCATGGCGCAGCCGGCACTGCAAAGCGTGCCGACCGGCACGGAACTGGCCATGAACGATGCAGCCTCTCAATCCAGGATGAGCGTTCGTCCGGAGAAGCCTCGCGACCCGATCTATGTGCTGATCACCCGTGCCGACCACCGCAGCTACATGCCGGAGGTGCAAGCCCTGCTCAACCAGTTCGGCTATGACGCGGGTGCGGTCGACGGTGTTGCCGGCACGCAAACCAATGCGGCGATCGCAAAATTCCGCAAGGACGCTGGTCTACCGGACGGCGTGATGGCAGACGACGCCCTGATTGCCGCGCTTTTCAACAAAGCCGGAAGGCCACTGCCGCAGAACGGGGTTCTTGTTATCCGCCGCGACTTTGCCGAAATCTATCGAGCGCCGGTGACCATTGATGACGAGCCGAAAGCGCTTGGCACGCATTTTGTCGAGGCCCGCAACGTCGATCCACGGACGGGTGTCGCCGAGTGGTATGGCTTCAGCCTCACCAATCGAATTCCGCAGGCGGCCAAAATGCGGCTCGGCATCGCGGAAGACGCCGACCCGGCAACAACGGATAGTGTGGCGAGCGCACTCGACCGCATTCACATGAGCGAGGAGACAAAGCTCAGGCTTGGAGAACTCCTCGGTGAAGGATCGTCCATCACCCTGACCGACGTCGAGAGCTTGAGCGAAACCGGTCTCGGCACCAACTTCATCACCCTGACCGACCCCATCGACAAGCCGATGAACAAGACCGCTGACAGAGAGCAGCAGAAAAGCTGA
- a CDS encoding DNA polymerase-4 codes for MTVDDTLPGFCRDCFQSVVRRAERCKACGSPRLVRHRELDALHLAHIDCDAFYASVEKRDNPELADKPVIVGGGKRGVVSTCCYIARIRGVRSAMPMFKALEACPDAVVIKPDMEKYGRVGRQIRQMMQELTPLVEPLSIDEAFLDLKGTELIHHHEPPARLLARFAQRVEDEVGVTASVGLSYCKFLAKVASDMRKPRGFSVIGREEAPSFLASKPVTLIWGVGRAFAEKLAQDGIRQIGQLQQMDEATLMKRYGTMGQRLYSLSRGQDERQVHSEGEAKSVSAETTFFDDISDFDALAAHLRALSEKVSRRLKRSNIAGQTVVLKLKTHDFKTRTRSLSLDNPTQLADRIFRTGISMLEKETGSARFRLIGIGVSALAGTTLADPQDLVDQQATRRAKAEAAIDKLRDKFGNRSVETGYTFRPPDGRSR; via the coding sequence ATGACGGTCGACGACACCTTGCCGGGCTTTTGCCGCGACTGTTTTCAATCGGTCGTGCGCCGGGCGGAGCGTTGCAAGGCCTGCGGCAGCCCGCGCCTGGTGCGGCATCGCGAACTGGATGCTCTTCACCTCGCCCATATCGATTGCGACGCGTTCTATGCCTCCGTCGAGAAGCGCGACAATCCGGAGCTGGCGGACAAGCCGGTCATTGTCGGCGGGGGAAAGCGCGGTGTCGTCTCCACCTGCTGCTATATCGCCCGTATTCGCGGCGTGCGCTCGGCCATGCCGATGTTCAAGGCGCTGGAGGCCTGCCCGGATGCGGTGGTGATCAAGCCCGATATGGAAAAATATGGCCGGGTTGGACGTCAGATCAGACAGATGATGCAGGAGCTGACGCCGTTGGTCGAACCTCTTTCGATCGACGAGGCATTCCTGGACCTGAAGGGGACGGAACTGATCCACCATCATGAGCCTCCAGCCCGGCTGCTGGCGCGCTTTGCGCAGCGCGTGGAAGACGAGGTCGGTGTTACGGCATCGGTCGGTCTTTCCTACTGCAAGTTCCTCGCAAAGGTCGCTTCCGACATGCGCAAGCCCAGAGGCTTCAGCGTGATCGGGCGCGAGGAAGCCCCTTCCTTCCTCGCCTCAAAGCCCGTTACGCTGATCTGGGGCGTTGGCCGCGCCTTTGCCGAGAAGCTCGCGCAGGACGGCATCCGGCAGATCGGACAGCTTCAGCAGATGGATGAGGCCACCCTGATGAAGCGCTACGGCACCATGGGGCAGCGGCTTTACAGCCTTTCGCGCGGTCAGGACGAGCGCCAGGTTCACAGCGAGGGCGAGGCCAAGAGCGTTTCGGCAGAGACGACATTCTTCGACGACATTTCCGACTTCGATGCGCTGGCGGCTCACCTGCGTGCGCTTTCGGAAAAGGTATCCCGTCGGCTCAAGCGCAGCAACATTGCAGGCCAGACGGTCGTCCTGAAACTGAAGACGCATGACTTCAAGACGAGGACGCGCAGTCTCAGCCTCGACAACCCTACGCAACTGGCGGACCGTATATTCCGCACCGGAATTTCGATGCTCGAAAAGGAGACGGGAAGCGCCAGATTCCGGCTCATCGGAATTGGCGTCAGTGCACTGGCAGGAACGACACTCGCAGACCCGCAGGATCTGGTCGACCAGCAGGCAACGCGCCGCGCCAAGGCGGAGGCGGCTATCGACAAGTTGCGTGACAAGTTCGGCAACCGCAGCGTCGAGACGGGATATACGTTCCGACCGCCTGACGGTCGCTCGCGCTGA
- a CDS encoding two-component system, cell cycle response regulator DivK has translation MVKRVMIVEDNELNMKLFRDLIEASGYQTIQTRNGMEALDLARRHKPDLILMDIQLPEVSGLDVTRWLKEDPELHPIPVIAVTAFAMKGDEERIRQGGCEAYVSKPISVPKFIETIKTYLGDA, from the coding sequence ATGGTCAAACGCGTCATGATCGTCGAGGACAATGAGCTGAACATGAAGCTCTTCCGAGACCTTATCGAGGCATCGGGATACCAGACGATCCAGACCCGCAATGGTATGGAAGCGCTCGATCTGGCGCGCCGGCACAAGCCTGACCTCATTCTCATGGATATCCAGCTTCCGGAAGTGTCGGGGCTCGATGTGACCCGTTGGCTGAAGGAGGATCCGGAACTGCACCCGATTCCCGTCATTGCGGTTACGGCCTTCGCAATGAAGGGCGACGAGGAGCGCATCCGGCAGGGCGGTTGCGAGGCCTATGTCTCCAAGCCGATCTCAGTTCCGAAATTCATCGAGACTATCAAGACCTATCTGGGCGACGCCTGA
- a CDS encoding two-component system, cell cycle response regulator: MTARILVVDDIPANVKMLEARLLAEYFDVITAENGFAALELCEKTQVDLILLDIMMPGIDGFTVCERLKASPRTAHIPVVMVTALDQHSDRVRGLKAGADDFLTKPVNDMQLMSRVKSLLRLKALSDELRVRAETARKFGMASDDVTLDNEASEPGQILLVDARASSQDRIVKALRPIAEVTAISDPQAALFHAAEKPAELVIVNSNLEDYDPLRLCSQLRSLERTRFIPVLLMADQDADNVIVRALELGVNDYIMRPVDPNELVARCLTQIRRKRYNDRLRSSVEHTIELAVTDGLTGLNNRRYLDNHLKLLFDRANARGRALSVCLTDIDRFKSINDTYGHDAGDEVLKELAARIRSTVRGADLACRYGGEEFVVVMPDTPLEMAATIAERLRGAIEGKPFRLEATGTELAVTASLGIAALSPAVQGPMQLMKAADQALYAAKNAGRNRVVAAAA, encoded by the coding sequence ATGACGGCGCGCATTCTTGTCGTGGACGATATTCCTGCCAATGTGAAAATGCTCGAGGCACGGTTGCTTGCCGAGTATTTCGACGTCATTACGGCGGAGAATGGTTTCGCAGCGCTGGAGCTTTGCGAGAAGACCCAGGTCGACCTGATCCTGCTCGACATCATGATGCCGGGGATCGATGGCTTCACCGTCTGCGAACGTCTCAAGGCAAGTCCGCGAACAGCGCATATCCCGGTCGTCATGGTGACCGCTCTCGACCAGCACTCGGACCGTGTGCGGGGCCTGAAGGCAGGTGCGGACGACTTCCTGACCAAGCCGGTCAACGACATGCAGCTCATGTCCCGCGTCAAGAGCCTTCTGCGTCTCAAGGCGCTCTCGGACGAGCTGCGGGTGAGGGCGGAAACCGCGCGCAAGTTCGGCATGGCGAGCGACGATGTAACCCTTGACAATGAGGCGAGCGAGCCGGGGCAAATCCTGCTGGTCGACGCCCGCGCCTCGTCGCAGGATCGCATCGTCAAGGCTCTGCGCCCAATTGCCGAGGTGACTGCCATATCCGATCCGCAGGCAGCGCTTTTCCACGCGGCCGAAAAACCGGCCGAACTGGTCATCGTGAATTCCAATCTTGAAGATTACGACCCATTGCGACTTTGCTCGCAGCTACGCTCGCTGGAGCGCACACGGTTTATTCCGGTCCTGCTGATGGCGGACCAGGATGCAGATAATGTGATTGTCCGGGCGCTGGAGCTCGGTGTCAATGATTACATCATGCGCCCCGTCGACCCGAACGAGCTGGTCGCACGCTGTCTTACGCAGATCAGGCGCAAGCGCTACAACGATCGCCTTCGCTCGAGCGTCGAACACACGATTGAACTGGCCGTCACGGACGGGCTGACCGGGCTCAACAATCGACGTTACCTTGATAATCACCTGAAGCTGCTCTTTGACCGCGCCAACGCGCGTGGTCGGGCACTCTCCGTCTGTCTGACCGATATCGATCGGTTCAAGTCGATCAACGATACCTACGGACATGACGCAGGCGATGAGGTTCTGAAGGAGCTTGCGGCGCGCATCCGGTCGACTGTTCGTGGTGCAGACCTTGCCTGCCGATACGGCGGAGAAGAGTTTGTCGTCGTGATGCCTGATACACCGCTGGAAATGGCTGCCACGATTGCTGAGCGCCTGCGCGGAGCCATCGAGGGCAAGCCGTTCCGCCTGGAAGCCACCGGCACCGAACTTGCCGTGACGGCATCGCT